Part of the Planctomycetota bacterium genome is shown below.
AGACGAGGTTCAGGTAGTCGCTCGTCTTCGGCCGGTCGGGGTGGCGGGCGACCTCGACGGTCTGCCAGGGGTCGAGGTTGCCGAACACCTGCCGCTGCAGCTCGACGACCTCGCGGCGTAGCCGCCGCAATTCCTCCTCAGGCGACGATCCGGCGTGCTGCGACCCGAGCGGGGCCGCCTCGAGGGCCGCGATCCGGTCCTCGAGTTCGTAGATCGGCTTTTCGAGCGGGAGGCGGTGGAGTCCGCGGCTCATGGCGGGGCGTTCCGGAAGGTTCCGGAGTGTCCCGCGCCGCGGCTGCCGGCGTCAATTCGAGCCGTCGCCCCCGTCGGCCACCGCGGGGGGCGTCACATCGCGGTCGTAGAGCCGCAGCTGGTGGAGCTGCCGGGCGACGTCGCCGGCGGCGGGGCGGTCGGCGGCGCGCTTGGCCATCATCTCGCGCAGCAGCTTCGACGCGGCCGCGGAGACGTTGGCATTCGAGGCCTCGACTCCCGGCGGGGCGTTGTACAGATGCCGGGAAAGGAGCTCGTGGGTGTTGGATCCGGTGAACGGCGGATGGCCGCCGAGCAGTTCGAACGCCATGCAGCCCAGCGAGTAGACGTCGGAACGCGGGTCGGGGGGCTGCCCGCGGATCTGCTCGGGGGCCATGTAGCTGGGCGTGCCCTGCGGCTGCTGCCGCCGCCACAGCAACCTGCCGAGGGCCCCTGGCGGACGCGCCGCGATCGCGAAATCGATCACCTTGATCTCGCCGGCCCGGTTGGCCAGGACGTTGGCGGGCTTGATGTCGCGGTGGACCCAGCCGCGGGCGTGCATGTGCGCCAGCGCCTCGCTGACCCCGATGAGGATCTTCGGCAGCCGGGAGAGGAGCCGATCGCGCGACCCGGTCACGAAGCGACGGAGGTTGGGGTGGGGAAACAGCTCCATCACCAGGCAGGGAAACCCCTCGTAGACCGTGAGCCGATCGAGGCGGATCACCCCCGGGTGGTCGAGGCTGCGGCCCACCGCCAACTCATGCTCGAGCTGCCGGCGCTGGAGGCGGTCGTCGTCGTAGCCGGTCTGGAGGATCTTGACCGCCACCTGCCGGCCGAGCGAGTCGTCCTTGCAGCTCCACACCTGGCACTGCCGTCCCAGGCCGAGCTGCTGGGACAGCACGAGGGGACCGAGTCTGTCGGGGAGTCTGGCCATGGGGGAGCCGGGGGGACACCGACGATCACCGGCGGACGGTGGGCGCGGCGAGGGGGGTCCCGGGAAGGAGTTGCGTCGAGAGGAGCACGAGACCCTGCGGCGGTGCGGTTGGCCCGGCGCGGATACGGTCGCGGGCCGCGACCACCTCCGCCAGCCACGGCGGCGGCCGGCGACCGGCACCGACCAGCACCAGCGACCCGACGATGATACGCACCATGTTGTGGAGGAAGCCGTTGCCGGCGACCTCCACCCACACCTCGGCATCGGCCTTCCCCGCCGGGCTGGCCCGGCGTCCGACGTCGAGGCGGTGGATTGTGCGCGTTTTCGATACCCGTGACGAGGGGGTCTTCTCGAAACTGGTGAAGTCGTGCTCCCCGAGAAGCGACAGCGCCGCCAGCGCCATCGCGTCGGTGTCGAGCCGCGACCGCCAGCGCCAGACCAGCGCCCGGTCGAGCACCGGTTTCCAGGGGGCGTCGTGGATCCGGTAGCGGTAGGTCTTGGCGACCGCGGCGGCGACGGGATCGAAATCGGCGTCGACTTCCGCCGCGGCCACCACCGTCACGTCCGCCGGGAGGTTGGCGTCGAGGGCCCGGGCCCAGGTGGCGGCATCGAGCAAGCTGGAGCTGGTGAACGAGACGATCTGGTCGAGGGCGTGGACGCCGGCGTCGGTCCGGCTCGACCCGCGCGGCAGCACCGTCTCGCCGCTCACGGCGTGGATCGCCGCGGCGAGCGTCCCCTGCACCGTCGTCCGTCCCGGCTGCACCTGCCAGCCGTGGTAGCGCGTGCCCTCGTAGGCGAGGCGCAGGCCGATGGCGCGGCTCATGCGCCCACCGCGACCCCCCCTGCCCGCCTCGGCCGTTTCGTCGCCAGCAGCTCGGCGATCTGCACGGCGTTGGTGGCGGCCCCCTTGCGGAGGTTGTCGGACACGCACCACAGCGCGATTCCCGCGGGGCACGATTCGTCCTCGCGGATCCGCCCCACGAACACCTCGTCGCGCCCGTCGCAGGTGCGCGGCTGCGGGTAGCTGCGCGCCTCGAGCTCGTCGACGACGACGATCCCCGGCGCGGCTGCGAGCAGCCGCCGTGCCTCGGCGGCCGACAGCTTGCGTTCTGTCTCGATGAGGATCGATTCGCTGTGGCAGTTGCCGACCGGCACCCGGACGCAGGTCGCACACACGCCGATCGACTCGTCGCCGAGGATCTTCCGCGTCTCGAGGACCATCTTCAGTTCCTCGCTCGTCGACCCGCCCCCCTTCGGCGAGCCGATCTGCGGGATGAGGTTGGCGGCGATCGGATGGGGAAACACGGCGCGCGGCTCGGCCCGCCCCTCGAGCCAGGCGGCGGTGGCCCCGCGGAGCTCGTCGGTGGCCGCCAGCCCCGCCCCGCTGACCGCCTGGTAGGTGCTGACCACGACCCGGCGGACGCGGGCGGCGTCGTGGAGCGGCTTCATCACCATCACCAACTGCGTCGTCGAGCAGTTGGGGCTCGATACGAGCCCGTCGTGGCCGTCGAGCGCCGCGGCGTTGACCTCGGGGATCACCAGCGGCACGTCGGGACGCATGCGGAACTGCCCGCTCTCGTCGACGACGACGGTGCCGCGCTCCAGCGCCCAGGGCACGAACTCGGCGGCGACCTCGTCGGGGGTGCTGCCGATCGCGATCTCGACGCCGGCGAACGACTCGGGCGTCAACTCCTCGATCGGCAGGCTCGTGCCGGCCACCGACAGCGTGGCCCCCGCCGACCGCTTCGAGGCCAGCAGCTTGATCCGTCGGGCGGGAAAGGCCCGCTCCACGAGCAGCCGGACGATGATCCGCCCAACGGCGCCGGTGGCGCCGACGACGGCGATGGTGTCGATCACGAGACGCTCCTCACACGCTGGGGAACCCGCTCCGGGGCGGCATGGTTGGCCGACCGACGCCGAAACACCGCCGCCGGCACGAACGCCAGATTGGCGGTGATCATCGCCAGGCCGAAC
Proteins encoded:
- the truA gene encoding tRNA pseudouridine(38-40) synthase TruA; protein product: MSRAIGLRLAYEGTRYHGWQVQPGRTTVQGTLAAAIHAVSGETVLPRGSSRTDAGVHALDQIVSFTSSSLLDAATWARALDANLPADVTVVAAAEVDADFDPVAAAVAKTYRYRIHDAPWKPVLDRALVWRWRSRLDTDAMALAALSLLGEHDFTSFEKTPSSRVSKTRTIHRLDVGRRASPAGKADAEVWVEVAGNGFLHNMVRIIVGSLVLVGAGRRPPPWLAEVVAARDRIRAGPTAPPQGLVLLSTQLLPGTPLAAPTVRR
- a CDS encoding aspartate-semialdehyde dehydrogenase, which encodes MIDTIAVVGATGAVGRIIVRLLVERAFPARRIKLLASKRSAGATLSVAGTSLPIEELTPESFAGVEIAIGSTPDEVAAEFVPWALERGTVVVDESGQFRMRPDVPLVIPEVNAAALDGHDGLVSSPNCSTTQLVMVMKPLHDAARVRRVVVSTYQAVSGAGLAATDELRGATAAWLEGRAEPRAVFPHPIAANLIPQIGSPKGGGSTSEELKMVLETRKILGDESIGVCATCVRVPVGNCHSESILIETERKLSAAEARRLLAAAPGIVVVDELEARSYPQPRTCDGRDEVFVGRIREDESCPAGIALWCVSDNLRKGAATNAVQIAELLATKRPRRAGGVAVGA
- a CDS encoding serine/threonine protein kinase, whose product is MARLPDRLGPLVLSQQLGLGRQCQVWSCKDDSLGRQVAVKILQTGYDDDRLQRRQLEHELAVGRSLDHPGVIRLDRLTVYEGFPCLVMELFPHPNLRRFVTGSRDRLLSRLPKILIGVSEALAHMHARGWVHRDIKPANVLANRAGEIKVIDFAIAARPPGALGRLLWRRQQPQGTPSYMAPEQIRGQPPDPRSDVYSLGCMAFELLGGHPPFTGSNTHELLSRHLYNAPPGVEASNANVSAAASKLLREMMAKRAADRPAAGDVARQLHQLRLYDRDVTPPAVADGGDGSN